From the Bacillus sp. FJAT-22090 genome, the window GTCTATTTGTTTGCCAATCCTTGGTGTTCTTTTTATCTCGTAATCTGGTAACATATAACATTCCTCCCTTAGGAACATTGTTACCAATAGATTCATAACTTATTCATTGATTGTACAAAAAACAAAACGATTTTTTTTATTAATGTCCTTAACCACTTCTACTGCCGCATTAGGAAATGCTTTTTGAAGCATCTTTTGAACAGCTGTGCCCTGCTCGTAGCCAATCTCAAAGCCTATTAAACTTGGGATATTCATCATGGTAGGAAGCTGTTCTGCCATTTTTCTATATAATTGTAATCCATCTTCTTCTGCAAACAATGCTAGATGTGGCTCGTATTCTATTACGGTATCGGAAAGGGACTCTGCTTCCTGTTGTCCAATGTAGGGTGGATTAGATAAGATGATATCCCATTTTTGATTTGCAATAGGCGCGAGTAAATCACCTTGTTCGAATTGAACTTCGGCGTCTAAACGCTGAGCATTTTTCATCGCAACTCGGAGTGCTTCGGTTGAAATATCGGTTGCAGTTACTATAGTATTCGGCATTTCTTTTTTTATGGAAATCGCAATAGCACCACTTCCAGTTCCGATATCAGCGACCTGTATTACTTTATTGGTACCAAACAATTTTAATGCACGTTTTTTTACATCTTCTATTAATTCTTCTGTTTCAGGTCGAGGGATTAAGACGTTTTCGTTTACTATAAAATCTCTCCCATAAAACGTTTCCTGTCCAATAATGTATTGAAAAGGACGACCAGTTGCATGCTCCTCCACATATGCCCAAAAAGTTTGGAACGCTTCTTGGGATATTTCTTCATACATAGCCATCATCAATTCAGAATAATTTTTCTTTAATACATGCTGCAACAAATAACGAGCCACTTCTTTTTCTCGATTATTCTCTTCTAAAAAAGAAGAAGCCCGGGTTAGGGCCTCATAAGTTGTTTTACACATTCGTATCATTCATTCTTTCTAATTTTTCGGCTTGATCCTCCAATATTAATGCATCCACTACTTCATTCAGCTTTCCTTCTAAAATCTGGTCAAGCTTTTGAATTGTTAAACCGATGCGATGATCCGTCACACGATTTTGTGGATAATTATATGTTCGAATTCGCTCTGAACGGTCACCAGTACCTACGGCAGATTTACGAACTGCATCATATTCGGCTTGTGCTTCTTGACGGAATTTATCAGCAACCCGAGCACGTAGAATTTTCATAGCCTTTTCTCTGTTTTTAATTTGCGATTTTTCATCTTGCATGGAAACTGTAATGCCTGTTGGTAAATGCGTCATACGAACAGCTGACATTGTCGTATTAACGGATTGTCCACCCGCTCCAGAAGATGCAAATGTATCCACACGAACGTCCTTTTCATGGATATCAACATCCACTTCCTCCGCTTCCGGAAGAACAGCAACAGTTGCAGTGGATGTATGAATACGTCCACCAGACTCTGTTTCTGGTACGCGTTGTACACGATGGGCACCGTTCTCATATTTCATTTTGGAATAAGCATTCGTTCCATTAATCATGAAAATAATCTCTTTGAATCCACCAAGTCCAGTAGGAGAGGATTCCATAATATCAATTTTCCAGCCTTGTGTTTCTGCATATCTACTGTACATTCTGAATAAATTCCCAGCAAATAAAGCAGCTTCGTCTCCCCCAGCAGCTCCACGAATCTCCATAATAACGTTTTTATCATCATTCGGATCTTTTGGAATCAATAGAACTCTAAGACGTTCTTCAAGCTCTGCAATTTGGTTCTCCAAATCATTTACTTCTTCTTTTACCATATCACGCATATCTGCATCGAGCTTTTCATCTAACATCAGCTTTGCGTCGTTATATTGACTTTTTACATCCTTGTATTCACGGTACGCATCTACTGTCGGCTGCAAATCTGATTGCTCTTTTGAATATTCTCTTAGTTTTTTTGTATCATTGACCACATCTGGGTCACTAAGCAATTCATTTAAATTATTATAACGATCTTCTACCGATTGTAATCGATCAAACATCGAGCTCACCTCGTTCATTTAAGTCTATATCATTCCTATTATAAAGAAAAAGTCTCTTCCTCGCTACTTTTTCTAATGGAGAGTGTTTATTTTTAGTGAAGGGAGACTAATTTGTCTATGGGAGCAACCATATTAAAATGAAAGCAACCAATTCCAATACATCAGCAACCATTTCTCATTCTCTGATAGATTACGCGTGTAATTATTTTCCTTTTAAAGTTGCAAAATAGCACTTCGAGACTAATTACGTTGCAACCGAGACCAATTCACAGCTATACGAGACCATTTCCCTCTGAAACGAGACTAAATCCAGAGTAGCCGAGACCATTTCTCAAAATAAGTCTCTGATAGATTACAGGTGTAATTATTTACCTTTTAAAGTTGCAAAATGGCACTTCGAGACTAATTACGTTGCAAACGAGACCAATTCACGGCTATGCAAGACCATTTCCCTCTGAAACGAGACTAAATCCAAAGAAGTCGAGACCATTTCTCAAAATAAGAGTTATCTCACGTGAGATAACTCTTTGAAGTTCATAATTTATAGAGGTGGATTGGCGTGGCATTTTCGACATACAGGGTAATAAGTGTCATTGCCGCCAATTTGAATTTGCTCCCCAGTATATACAGGCTTTCCTGCTTCATCCACACGTAAATTCATAATTGCTTTTTTATGGCAGAACCAGCAGATCGTCTTCATTTCCTCGATTTTATCGGCATAGATGAGCATATAACGGCTGCCTTCAAATAACTCATTTTGAAAGTCATTTTTTAATCCAAAGCCCATCACCGGAATGTCTAGCTCGTCCACTACTTTAGTCAATTGTAAAACATGCTCTTTTTTCAAGAATTGTACTTCGTCAATTAACACACAATAAGGTTTTGGTGAATGTTCTTTTACCAATTCATATAAATTCGTATCATCATATGTAGCTGTTGCTTTTCTCTTTAAACCTATTCTACTAGAAACATATCCTACTTCATCTCTTGTATCGATTCCAGGTGTAAAAATAAGAACAGGTTTATTTTGTTCTTCATAATTATGTGCAACCTTCAGAATCTCAATAGATTTTCCGCTATTCATTGCACCGTGCTTAAAAAATAATTGTGCCATTTGAATTCTCCTTGTGAATCTTCTAATTTTCCTCTATTCATTTATAACATAAAGAGGCTGGCATCT encodes:
- the prmC gene encoding peptide chain release factor N(5)-glutamine methyltransferase, which codes for MIRMCKTTYEALTRASSFLEENNREKEVARYLLQHVLKKNYSELMMAMYEEISQEAFQTFWAYVEEHATGRPFQYIIGQETFYGRDFIVNENVLIPRPETEELIEDVKKRALKLFGTNKVIQVADIGTGSGAIAISIKKEMPNTIVTATDISTEALRVAMKNAQRLDAEVQFEQGDLLAPIANQKWDIILSNPPYIGQQEAESLSDTVIEYEPHLALFAEEDGLQLYRKMAEQLPTMMNIPSLIGFEIGYEQGTAVQKMLQKAFPNAAVEVVKDINKKNRFVFCTINE
- the prfA gene encoding peptide chain release factor 1; translated protein: MFDRLQSVEDRYNNLNELLSDPDVVNDTKKLREYSKEQSDLQPTVDAYREYKDVKSQYNDAKLMLDEKLDADMRDMVKEEVNDLENQIAELEERLRVLLIPKDPNDDKNVIMEIRGAAGGDEAALFAGNLFRMYSRYAETQGWKIDIMESSPTGLGGFKEIIFMINGTNAYSKMKYENGAHRVQRVPETESGGRIHTSTATVAVLPEAEEVDVDIHEKDVRVDTFASSGAGGQSVNTTMSAVRMTHLPTGITVSMQDEKSQIKNREKAMKILRARVADKFRQEAQAEYDAVRKSAVGTGDRSERIRTYNYPQNRVTDHRIGLTIQKLDQILEGKLNEVVDALILEDQAEKLERMNDTNV
- a CDS encoding thymidine kinase — protein: MAQLFFKHGAMNSGKSIEILKVAHNYEEQNKPVLIFTPGIDTRDEVGYVSSRIGLKRKATATYDDTNLYELVKEHSPKPYCVLIDEVQFLKKEHVLQLTKVVDELDIPVMGFGLKNDFQNELFEGSRYMLIYADKIEEMKTICWFCHKKAIMNLRVDEAGKPVYTGEQIQIGGNDTYYPVCRKCHANPPL